In Planctomycetia bacterium, the following proteins share a genomic window:
- a CDS encoding AAA family ATPase, whose product MPELLYPYLVGVLSTIIVLLCALWAFIVNYRRALEYARKEERLPLAVRWEDLSERVHDLEAERDHLRDELQQAKLIIDEAQRERDWLEQNRAEIAQMKQEREQLEQVRLELQQVLEQLGDARQRLESLTLEAQKAEFSRLQLNEQASSLTEQISGKKKELERLETRLDKLLKDAADAESRLGVARGNLAGLAEAITKEQQRLESLQREIADLTKRRDEVKSARDSLEKEANAIKVAAAQLREKKAALETSIEQSSSRLDELRQETKVRDRNLATEEEAMSELWQPVIDVEEFSEGDGEEIAEDEAIANVREYLRTLGLKFSRRTVNSFHTALKVAEDAPLLVLAGISGTGKSLLPRRYAEAMGFHFLNIPVQPRWDGPQDLIGFFNYLENRYKATELVRALLQMSAYNHKLVQKKLGDQLIDDRMLMVLLDEMNLARVEYYFSEFLSRLETRRDIMNVEEVADRSKAEILLDAGRFVREGDLRVFVDTNVLFVGTMNEDESTLTLSDKVIDRANVMRFGRPPILGSQDDNHPEDARRLRAESFLHRDTWDGWIDSARSQDLSERNTLLEWIQELNDVLARIGRPFGYRTRDAILAYVQQHPESREGIQIPFADQIEQRILPKLRGVDVAEDAGHRAIDEVRRIVDRLGDGPLLSAIDQGAKAEGGHLFTWLGVERSEDE is encoded by the coding sequence ATGCCAGAACTATTGTATCCGTATCTCGTGGGTGTGCTCTCTACGATCATTGTTCTCTTGTGCGCACTGTGGGCCTTTATTGTCAATTACCGACGTGCCCTCGAATACGCTCGAAAGGAGGAGCGACTCCCGCTAGCCGTCCGCTGGGAAGACCTCAGTGAGCGTGTACACGATCTTGAAGCGGAACGAGATCATCTCCGAGATGAATTGCAGCAGGCCAAGCTCATCATTGACGAAGCACAACGAGAACGCGACTGGCTGGAACAGAATCGAGCCGAGATCGCACAGATGAAGCAGGAGAGGGAGCAACTTGAGCAGGTCCGCTTGGAACTTCAGCAGGTACTGGAACAGTTGGGCGATGCGCGACAGCGATTAGAGAGTCTGACACTCGAGGCCCAGAAGGCCGAGTTTTCCCGACTGCAACTGAATGAACAGGCCAGTTCTTTGACTGAGCAGATTTCAGGGAAGAAAAAAGAACTCGAGCGGTTGGAGACGCGACTGGACAAGCTCTTAAAGGATGCAGCCGACGCGGAGTCTCGATTGGGAGTTGCTCGAGGCAATCTCGCGGGGCTGGCAGAGGCCATTACCAAGGAGCAGCAGCGGCTCGAATCTCTGCAACGCGAAATCGCCGACCTGACCAAGCGCCGCGACGAAGTAAAGTCAGCAAGAGACTCGCTAGAGAAAGAGGCCAACGCCATCAAGGTCGCCGCGGCGCAGCTCAGGGAAAAGAAGGCGGCACTCGAAACGAGCATTGAGCAGAGTTCCTCCCGACTCGACGAACTTCGCCAAGAGACAAAGGTCCGGGATCGCAATCTCGCGACTGAGGAAGAGGCTATGTCTGAGCTGTGGCAGCCGGTCATCGATGTCGAGGAATTTTCTGAGGGAGATGGCGAGGAAATCGCGGAAGATGAGGCGATCGCAAACGTACGAGAGTACCTACGGACCCTGGGGCTCAAGTTTTCGAGAAGAACCGTCAACAGCTTCCACACCGCGCTGAAGGTGGCCGAGGACGCACCACTCCTGGTGCTCGCTGGAATCAGCGGAACCGGAAAAAGTCTTCTTCCGCGCCGCTACGCCGAGGCAATGGGATTTCATTTTCTGAATATCCCGGTGCAGCCGCGATGGGATGGCCCCCAGGACCTGATCGGCTTCTTCAATTACTTGGAGAATCGTTACAAGGCCACGGAATTGGTTCGGGCGCTTCTGCAGATGAGTGCATACAACCACAAGCTGGTCCAAAAAAAACTTGGGGATCAGCTCATCGACGACAGGATGCTGATGGTGCTCCTTGACGAAATGAATCTGGCCCGGGTCGAGTACTACTTCAGCGAGTTCTTGAGCCGTTTGGAAACGCGAAGAGACATCATGAACGTGGAAGAAGTTGCTGATCGGTCAAAGGCGGAAATTCTCCTCGATGCCGGCCGGTTTGTTCGCGAGGGCGACTTGCGGGTCTTTGTTGACACCAATGTTCTTTTCGTCGGAACGATGAACGAAGATGAATCAACATTGACCCTCTCCGATAAGGTCATCGATCGCGCGAACGTCATGCGATTTGGACGTCCTCCCATCTTGGGATCTCAAGACGATAATCACCCCGAGGATGCTCGTCGCCTCCGAGCCGAATCGTTCTTGCATCGCGACACTTGGGACGGGTGGATTGATTCCGCCCGGTCGCAGGATCTTTCTGAGCGCAACACCCTCTTGGAGTGGATTCAGGAACTCAACGATGTCCTTGCTCGGATAGGGCGGCCCTTTGGCTATCGTACGCGGGACGCGATCTTGGCCTATGTTCAACAGCATCCAGAGTCGCGAGAGGGGATTCAGATCCCCTTTGCTGATCAGATCGAGCAAAGGATCCTGCCCAAACTTCGCGGGGTTGACGTCGCGGAGGATGCCGGACACCGGGCGATTGACGAGGTCCGACGAATTGTTGACCGACTTGGCGATGGTCCGCTGCTCAGCGCAATTGATCAAGGAGCCAAAGCTGAAGGGGGTCACTTATTTACCTGGTTGGGCGTTGAACGATCCGAAGATGAGTGA
- a CDS encoding AAA family ATPase, whose translation MQYLRSTNASRTAAQIASATRIPGQEVSRTLLKLQERKLVAKTQSGWRANGPVDSSSWTTGPNADVLTDPQHNPVGARGGGGRANSHATGHLQIDPASRWADFRRLCLYYAECVRLEERACISEFSDKEGKQFITLPGPIDWRAVSSGQRVRLVPDSAFEDFIRQSRGRRGCMTLYLGAPIDVFVGESKSDGSTYRIVSPVLVTPAIATISGGNLEIQPTNLIEINHGWLERRLPNAQKRREFLDEIGLSPNLSEDDEQDDLWTVSGFEETVRLLFSSHRDWWREFADLRNLTQKPPLSEVTESGLRNRAVLMAQPSLKFTKRLHDELHRLAFKVADEDLDRSALTALFPHKSASEDMHRADEVANGRDQLAEYCLLNDAQRSACQQALTQPLTVVTGPPGTGKSLVVSHVLANSVVQGRPALFASRNHQAIEAVEPRLNAMTEPEALILRPSRPFRDQAAQFEWYRGMTLLLSRPHREGVEEERAAALDRLQNALADRTGTESLMSNLLGLEEGLVDAEAKLRRILSEGPPDWMEFVKRKLKAPDRAPILKLLETASSLCTERSSWLLRAITYPLRYLRIRSARQQFRLLMSTMKECLGRHAISPTGEMHLKPDRIRDVCRSWLSVIDLLEASEKSEEIKKRLQSMPNRSDLLDQLRGIKSRVEAATQAFLKIAAESAGSRISPEQREQFAALRAAMRNRPQELNDSTSNSAAAEAFRRAMPELMKHFPLWAVSNLSVAKAVPLAPAVFDLVVIDEASQCDIASVVPLLFRARRAMIVGDPMQLSHVTKINRDTEMRVREQFGVAAFEFERHTFAANSMFELAASSRNGVSVQLQNHYRCHPTIAEFCNSAFYSGTLRVMTDADALFARVGMTRTARAFSWCHVPGDAVSGSRGCHSPAQLDFVLKELTRLAEIRFPGSVGVVTPFRVQADRIRDAVHQRFPSDRLAAWRFLADTADGFQGDERDLVLFSLVGSRDMPQGSAYFLGSTPNRFNVAVSRARVALTVIGDEEWAESCGIPFVTHLLHSCRSGRSASQTACRTDLIGPVWEPRFADVLRSANLPFEQQYPTCGYYLDFALFPAGRKLAIEIDGETYHRAPGGGRRVDDIYRDFVLEAAGWKVLRFWVYQLKEDMDACITRVRAEFAG comes from the coding sequence TTGCAGTACCTGAGGTCGACCAATGCCTCGCGCACTGCTGCTCAGATCGCATCCGCGACGCGCATTCCGGGCCAGGAAGTCTCGCGGACCCTACTCAAGCTCCAAGAGCGAAAGCTTGTCGCCAAGACTCAATCCGGTTGGCGGGCAAACGGCCCCGTTGATTCCAGTTCCTGGACTACAGGGCCCAACGCGGATGTCCTCACAGACCCACAGCACAATCCAGTGGGGGCAAGAGGAGGCGGCGGGCGTGCGAATTCGCATGCGACCGGTCACCTTCAGATCGACCCCGCCTCCCGATGGGCCGATTTTCGACGGCTCTGTCTTTACTACGCCGAATGTGTTCGCCTAGAGGAGCGGGCATGCATCTCAGAGTTTTCCGACAAAGAGGGCAAACAGTTCATCACGCTCCCCGGACCGATCGACTGGCGGGCGGTCAGTTCGGGTCAGCGCGTGCGTTTGGTTCCGGATTCCGCTTTTGAGGACTTCATTCGACAATCGCGGGGCCGCCGGGGTTGCATGACTCTGTATCTCGGTGCACCGATTGATGTTTTTGTGGGGGAGAGTAAGTCGGACGGATCCACCTATCGTATCGTCTCACCCGTATTGGTCACTCCCGCGATCGCGACGATCTCCGGCGGCAATCTCGAGATTCAGCCCACCAATCTCATTGAGATCAATCATGGGTGGCTGGAACGCCGACTACCCAATGCGCAGAAACGCAGGGAATTCCTCGATGAGATCGGATTGTCCCCCAACCTTTCGGAGGATGATGAGCAAGATGACCTTTGGACAGTCAGCGGATTCGAAGAGACCGTTCGATTGTTGTTCTCATCCCATCGGGACTGGTGGCGCGAGTTTGCAGATCTCCGGAATCTTACCCAGAAGCCGCCGCTGTCGGAGGTTACAGAATCGGGACTTCGCAATCGCGCCGTTCTAATGGCCCAGCCAAGTCTGAAGTTCACCAAGCGACTACATGATGAGCTTCACCGACTTGCCTTCAAGGTAGCTGATGAGGATCTCGACCGATCAGCACTGACCGCTCTGTTTCCACACAAGTCCGCTTCCGAAGATATGCACCGCGCGGATGAGGTTGCCAATGGTCGTGATCAGCTCGCTGAATATTGTCTGCTGAACGACGCCCAGCGAAGCGCCTGCCAGCAGGCCCTGACCCAGCCCCTGACAGTGGTCACCGGTCCTCCGGGTACGGGCAAGTCATTGGTGGTTTCACACGTCCTAGCCAATTCCGTCGTTCAGGGTCGGCCAGCCTTGTTCGCGAGTCGGAATCATCAAGCCATCGAAGCCGTCGAGCCGCGACTTAACGCGATGACAGAGCCTGAGGCCCTAATCCTAAGGCCGAGCCGGCCCTTTCGTGATCAGGCCGCCCAATTCGAGTGGTATCGAGGAATGACCCTCCTACTCTCGCGACCTCACCGCGAAGGGGTGGAAGAGGAGCGGGCGGCGGCCTTGGATCGACTGCAGAACGCGCTCGCAGATCGGACAGGGACGGAATCGTTGATGTCCAATCTGCTGGGTCTTGAGGAGGGCTTGGTTGACGCGGAGGCGAAGCTGCGGCGGATTCTTTCGGAGGGCCCCCCTGACTGGATGGAATTCGTAAAGCGTAAGTTGAAGGCTCCAGATCGCGCTCCGATCCTCAAGCTTCTCGAAACTGCCTCCTCTCTGTGTACTGAACGAAGCTCCTGGCTGCTTCGGGCGATCACCTACCCCCTGCGGTATCTACGAATCCGATCGGCTCGGCAGCAGTTCCGCTTGCTAATGTCAACGATGAAAGAATGCCTGGGCCGGCATGCCATTTCACCGACGGGCGAAATGCACTTGAAGCCGGATCGGATTCGAGATGTCTGTAGGTCGTGGCTTTCGGTGATTGATCTTTTGGAGGCGTCTGAAAAATCGGAGGAAATCAAGAAGCGGCTCCAGAGCATGCCGAACCGTTCCGATCTCCTCGACCAGCTTCGCGGGATTAAGTCCAGGGTCGAGGCCGCAACTCAAGCGTTTCTAAAGATTGCCGCTGAGTCCGCCGGTTCTCGGATTTCACCTGAGCAGCGAGAACAGTTCGCCGCATTGCGTGCTGCGATGCGCAATCGCCCTCAGGAGTTGAATGACTCGACGTCAAATTCGGCAGCGGCGGAGGCGTTTCGGCGCGCGATGCCGGAGCTGATGAAGCACTTTCCGCTCTGGGCAGTCTCAAACCTGTCGGTTGCCAAGGCTGTTCCGCTCGCTCCGGCAGTCTTTGATCTGGTGGTCATTGATGAGGCCAGTCAGTGCGACATTGCTTCGGTTGTTCCGCTGCTCTTTCGTGCCCGGCGGGCCATGATCGTCGGCGATCCGATGCAGCTTTCCCATGTCACCAAGATCAACCGCGACACCGAAATGCGGGTGCGGGAACAATTCGGCGTAGCTGCCTTCGAGTTTGAACGCCATACCTTCGCCGCGAACTCCATGTTTGAATTGGCAGCCTCAAGCCGGAATGGCGTATCCGTCCAACTCCAGAACCACTATCGCTGCCATCCAACCATCGCGGAATTCTGCAACAGCGCTTTTTACAGCGGAACGCTTCGCGTCATGACGGATGCCGACGCTCTTTTTGCCCGCGTCGGGATGACTCGCACCGCGCGGGCATTTTCGTGGTGTCACGTTCCGGGGGATGCCGTCTCAGGTTCCCGCGGCTGTCACAGTCCCGCTCAGCTGGATTTCGTTTTGAAGGAGCTGACCCGGCTCGCCGAAATCCGCTTCCCGGGATCGGTGGGCGTGGTCACACCGTTTCGGGTACAGGCCGATCGAATTAGAGACGCGGTTCATCAGCGTTTTCCTTCGGACCGGCTGGCGGCGTGGCGTTTCTTGGCGGACACGGCCGACGGATTCCAAGGGGATGAACGCGACTTGGTCCTGTTCTCATTGGTCGGAAGTCGAGATATGCCGCAAGGCTCGGCCTATTTCCTAGGATCTACTCCAAATCGATTCAACGTCGCCGTCAGTCGGGCCAGGGTCGCGCTGACGGTAATCGGCGACGAGGAATGGGCGGAGTCTTGTGGCATCCCGTTCGTGACTCACCTCCTGCATTCTTGTCGCTCGGGTCGTAGTGCCTCTCAAACGGCATGTCGGACCGACCTTATCGGACCGGTTTGGGAGCCGCGGTTTGCCGACGTCCTTCGATCCGCCAACTTGCCGTTTGAACAACAGTACCCAACTTGTGGATACTATCTAGACTTCGCCCTGTTTCCGGCAGGTCGAAAGCTCGCCATTGAAATTGATGGAGAAACTTACCATCGCGCTCCGGGCGGTGGACGGCGCGTTGATGACATCTACCGCGACTTCGTCCTAGAGGCGGCAGGCTGGAAGGTCCTGCGCTTTTGGGTCTATCAATTGAAGGAGGATATGGATGCATGCATCACAAGAGTTCGAGCCGAGTTTGCCGGATGA
- a CDS encoding sigma-70 family RNA polymerase sigma factor translates to MPDSTETQILIKDARGGDEQAVRRLLVLYHPRLRARLLRQMDPVMRSKLEPEDLLQQVYLETFRAIGQFEYQGPDSFLRWMYAILDRKLIDEHRALRAERRDVRREVKQAAASSGQTTYIDLLTRITAGGTTPSQIVRKDEALGVLAACVATLPDHYREVIQMRFIEGLPVSEVASRLHRSIGSIHMICHRALRQLREQAEKLGITHDG, encoded by the coding sequence GTGCCGGATTCAACAGAGACGCAGATTCTCATCAAGGACGCTCGCGGAGGCGACGAGCAGGCCGTCCGGCGGCTCCTCGTGCTCTACCATCCTCGGCTTAGAGCTAGACTTCTGCGGCAGATGGACCCGGTCATGCGATCGAAACTCGAACCGGAGGATCTGCTTCAACAAGTCTATCTGGAGACGTTTCGCGCGATCGGCCAGTTCGAATACCAGGGGCCGGATTCGTTTCTACGGTGGATGTACGCCATTTTAGACCGCAAATTGATCGACGAGCATCGCGCTTTGCGGGCGGAGCGGCGGGATGTGCGACGCGAGGTCAAACAGGCCGCGGCGTCGTCGGGCCAGACGACCTACATTGACCTGCTCACGCGCATTACCGCGGGCGGCACGACGCCGAGCCAGATTGTCCGAAAGGATGAGGCCCTCGGCGTCCTGGCAGCCTGCGTGGCGACCTTGCCGGATCACTACCGCGAAGTCATTCAGATGCGATTTATTGAAGGGCTGCCGGTTTCGGAAGTCGCGAGTCGACTCCACCGGTCCATTGGGTCGATCCACATGATATGCCATCGGGCGCTGCGTCAACTGCGCGAACAGGCGGAAAAGCTCGGCATTACTCACGATGGTTAA
- a CDS encoding serine/threonine protein kinase gives MTRSDSNQNESFAEDPREVRIGELINEFFDRRQNGESLSEEAFLAANSEYARELREHLGGLDLIKDLGSSGSDVTREAPVRHGNGSSAVDPLAPASAPPPEIHGYQILKQIGRGGMGVVFKAIQLSTKRVVALKLLLEGPLASESARKRFEREIALAAQLRHPGIIPIYDSGEADGRMYYAMEHVFGLALGDHARAHNLDIKSRIDLFVRICEPISHAHMRGVIHRDLKPSNILIDGGGDPHVLDFGLAKAGSLEENVNTSITAQIVGTPAYMSPEQASGDPTGIDIRVDVYALGVMLFELLTGQMPYDTNGPIGKVLHNIAHSEPISPSKLNPKIDPDLSTIIVKALSKRKEDRYQSVESLAGDLKRFLAGEPITAKPVSSIYLLKKIIFRHKLVSAVGAAAIFFAASIFAVVGYFSRQLETKAVILEQTVQSARRSEEKLAVMEEEDKQKEEKRLKAKAAYESALRRLEPDAARAIDSLANTVASSEDAPIIGLKLIAEMAGLAMENVKVDSPEKASTVDTSAPLFSKRPDYVPPPAKSKEDKEILGASLLRELSKLVMMPAAPEAAPASTQPAASQPTTDVAEAPADQISTSSPSPADPDQPS, from the coding sequence ATGACCCGATCGGACTCCAATCAGAATGAATCGTTCGCGGAAGATCCCCGCGAGGTGCGAATTGGCGAATTGATCAATGAGTTCTTTGATCGGCGTCAAAACGGAGAGTCCCTGTCCGAAGAGGCATTTCTGGCGGCCAATTCCGAGTATGCGAGGGAATTGCGCGAGCACCTGGGCGGGTTGGACCTCATCAAGGACCTCGGTTCCTCAGGCAGCGATGTCACGCGTGAGGCCCCGGTTCGGCACGGCAACGGCAGCTCGGCCGTGGACCCGTTGGCTCCGGCATCCGCTCCGCCTCCCGAGATCCACGGCTATCAAATCCTCAAGCAGATCGGTCGCGGGGGCATGGGAGTCGTCTTCAAGGCGATCCAGCTCTCCACCAAGCGCGTCGTCGCGCTGAAGCTCCTTTTGGAAGGCCCGCTGGCGTCGGAATCCGCTCGCAAGCGATTCGAGCGCGAGATTGCCCTGGCGGCGCAGCTCCGACATCCCGGCATCATTCCGATATACGACAGCGGCGAGGCCGACGGCCGCATGTATTATGCGATGGAGCACGTCTTTGGTCTGGCGCTGGGCGATCACGCGCGCGCTCACAACCTGGACATCAAGTCCAGAATCGACTTGTTCGTGAGAATCTGCGAGCCGATCAGTCACGCCCACATGCGTGGCGTGATCCACCGCGACCTGAAACCGTCAAACATTCTCATCGACGGAGGCGGAGACCCGCACGTCCTGGACTTCGGACTGGCCAAGGCCGGATCGCTCGAAGAAAACGTGAATACCTCGATCACCGCGCAGATCGTCGGTACGCCCGCCTACATGTCGCCGGAACAGGCGTCCGGCGACCCCACGGGCATCGACATCCGCGTTGATGTCTATGCCCTCGGCGTGATGCTCTTCGAACTGCTCACCGGGCAGATGCCATACGATACGAACGGCCCCATCGGCAAGGTACTGCACAACATCGCCCATAGCGAGCCCATATCTCCTTCAAAACTAAACCCAAAGATCGACCCGGATTTGTCAACAATCATCGTGAAGGCCCTGAGCAAGCGCAAGGAAGATCGCTACCAATCGGTCGAGTCGCTGGCCGGAGACCTTAAGCGATTCCTCGCGGGAGAGCCGATTACCGCGAAACCGGTCAGCAGCATCTACCTGCTCAAGAAGATCATCTTTCGGCACAAGCTCGTATCCGCCGTCGGCGCGGCCGCCATCTTCTTTGCAGCCTCTATTTTTGCGGTCGTTGGATATTTCTCCCGTCAACTCGAGACCAAAGCGGTGATTCTTGAACAGACCGTACAGAGTGCCCGACGCTCTGAAGAAAAGCTGGCGGTCATGGAGGAAGAGGACAAGCAAAAAGAGGAGAAACGTCTGAAGGCCAAGGCGGCATATGAATCCGCACTGCGAAGGCTCGAACCCGATGCCGCGAGGGCGATCGACTCTTTGGCCAATACCGTTGCGTCCAGCGAGGATGCGCCGATCATCGGATTGAAACTGATCGCCGAAATGGCCGGACTCGCCATGGAGAATGTGAAAGTGGACAGCCCGGAGAAGGCAAGCACGGTCGATACGAGTGCTCCGCTGTTCAGCAAGCGACCCGATTATGTCCCCCCCCCAGCGAAGTCGAAGGAGGACAAGGAAATTCTGGGCGCCTCTCTGCTTCGCGAACTCTCGAAGTTAGTCATGATGCCGGCCGCACCTGAGGCCGCGCCGGCTTCGACTCAACCCGCGGCAAGCCAGCCGACCACGGATGTGGCCGAAGCGCCGGCCGACCAAATCAGCACTTCATCACCGTCGCCGGCAGATCCTGATCAGCCGTCCTGA
- a CDS encoding septation protein SpoVG family protein, producing the protein MTITEIRVKLVGSNEERLRAFCSVTLEGCFVIRDLKVIDGASGPFVAMPSRKLSDRCPKCSGKNHLRAKFCNECGARLDPNRAPRDEEGRIKLHADVAHPINAAGREQIQREVIEAYERECEAAEEPGYESREVDFDDLREPGFDEFVAGISESMQMRRAGAGADAEAQSGSQRVTRPAQDKRHDRPGGRQKADANAVCGGRPIEPVERGANRRPPTDEDPFSAGIL; encoded by the coding sequence ATGACAATCACCGAAATCCGCGTCAAGTTGGTCGGGAGCAACGAGGAACGGCTTCGGGCGTTTTGCAGCGTCACCCTCGAAGGATGTTTCGTAATCCGCGATTTGAAGGTGATTGACGGCGCCAGCGGCCCGTTTGTCGCGATGCCCTCCCGCAAGCTCTCCGATCGCTGTCCCAAATGCAGCGGAAAAAACCACCTCCGGGCAAAGTTCTGTAACGAATGCGGCGCAAGACTCGATCCCAATCGCGCTCCGCGCGACGAGGAAGGGCGGATCAAGCTGCACGCCGACGTGGCCCACCCGATCAACGCGGCAGGGCGCGAGCAGATTCAGCGAGAGGTCATCGAGGCCTATGAGCGAGAGTGTGAGGCGGCCGAGGAGCCGGGTTACGAATCTCGCGAGGTGGATTTCGACGATCTGCGCGAGCCGGGCTTTGACGAGTTTGTCGCCGGAATCAGCGAGTCCATGCAAATGCGCCGGGCCGGCGCCGGCGCCGACGCCGAGGCACAATCAGGCAGCCAGCGGGTGACCCGACCCGCGCAGGATAAGAGGCACGATCGTCCTGGGGGACGACAAAAGGCTGATGCAAACGCGGTTTGCGGCGGCCGGCCCATTGAACCCGTCGAGCGGGGGGCGAATCGACGACCTCCGACTGACGAGGACCCGTTTAGCGCCGGCATTCTTTGA
- the ispE gene encoding 4-(cytidine 5'-diphospho)-2-C-methyl-D-erythritol kinase: MSSTRTISLPAPAKLNLTLGILGRRPDGFHELVSWVVKLDWGDTVTVSDSDELQLEMKGDSTGVPADATNLVFLAANKLRNAAGHRGGARIVLEKRIPPGGGLGGGSSDAATALACLNDLWNLNWTIERLAALGSEIGSDIALFFHGSSVIIRGRGERVEPGPAMKKMWAAVIIPPFGVATAAVYQRHAARRDGHTTEVPPSQSSVALSEVNGAMDAHEVASALFNDLEYAAFDCEPRLGALHARLDGLGGCHVRMTGSGSCLFGLFDTLAEAEAWREAALNRVSGGVRIQIAATVASPRVDAGDGIG, encoded by the coding sequence ATGTCATCCACGCGCACCATTTCACTGCCCGCCCCAGCCAAGCTCAATCTCACATTGGGCATTCTCGGCCGCCGCCCCGACGGCTTTCACGAGCTTGTCTCGTGGGTCGTCAAACTGGATTGGGGAGACACCGTAACCGTCAGCGACTCAGACGAGCTGCAACTGGAAATGAAAGGTGACTCAACGGGCGTCCCGGCAGATGCGACGAATCTCGTTTTCCTCGCTGCCAACAAACTGCGCAACGCGGCAGGTCATCGCGGCGGCGCGCGAATCGTGCTGGAGAAGCGCATCCCGCCCGGGGGAGGGCTCGGCGGCGGCAGCAGTGACGCGGCGACGGCACTAGCCTGCCTGAATGACTTGTGGAACCTTAACTGGACCATCGAGCGTCTGGCCGCCCTCGGATCGGAAATCGGCTCGGACATCGCACTGTTCTTTCACGGTTCGAGCGTGATCATTCGCGGTCGAGGCGAGCGCGTGGAGCCGGGCCCAGCCATGAAGAAGATGTGGGCTGCCGTGATTATTCCGCCGTTCGGTGTTGCGACAGCGGCGGTATACCAACGCCACGCGGCCCGTCGCGATGGGCACACCACGGAGGTCCCTCCAAGCCAGTCATCCGTCGCGCTGAGTGAGGTAAACGGGGCGATGGACGCGCACGAGGTAGCCTCCGCATTATTCAACGACCTGGAGTACGCGGCTTTTGACTGCGAGCCACGCCTGGGGGCGCTTCACGCCAGGCTTGACGGGCTGGGTGGGTGTCACGTCAGGATGACCGGGAGCGGGAGCTGCCTCTTTGGGCTCTTTGATACGCTCGCCGAAGCCGAAGCGTGGCGTGAGGCGGCGTTGAATCGCGTGTCAGGCGGCGTTCGCATTCAGATCGCAGCAACCGTGGCGAGTCCGCGAGTGGATGCCGGCGACGGAATAGGGTAG
- a CDS encoding CAP domain-containing protein: MKKISAKIAIVLLTCCFTMGMGNCQTTGGTTGGTTTMSAAEMQLAMDALTAINAHRAGKGLAALTWHAVGAQTAFQHSLAMQNGNFFAHVNPTTGTDPATRALNAGIMHDPQGSIDPTSGNPFVGENLYMTTDGSATGQTATDAWVGSPGHHTQIDAPMPVTGAQTMPPWTHCGIGVRKSGDTSWWTAMFFRNPN; encoded by the coding sequence ATGAAAAAAATCTCCGCAAAAATCGCGATCGTCCTGCTGACCTGCTGTTTCACCATGGGCATGGGAAATTGTCAGACAACCGGCGGAACCACCGGCGGCACGACCACCATGTCGGCCGCCGAAATGCAGCTCGCCATGGATGCCCTCACCGCCATCAACGCCCATCGCGCCGGCAAGGGCCTCGCCGCACTCACCTGGCACGCCGTCGGCGCTCAGACCGCCTTCCAGCACAGCCTCGCCATGCAGAACGGTAACTTCTTCGCGCACGTAAACCCGACAACCGGCACCGACCCCGCCACCCGCGCCCTCAATGCCGGCATCATGCACGACCCGCAGGGCTCCATCGACCCCACCAGCGGTAATCCATTCGTCGGCGAAAACCTCTACATGACCACCGACGGCAGCGCCACCGGCCAGACCGCGACCGACGCCTGGGTCGGCTCGCCCGGCCATCACACCCAGATCGACGCGCCGATGCCCGTCACCGGCGCACAAACGATGCCACCCTGGACGCACTGCGGCATCGGCGTGCGCAAGAGCGGAGACACAAGCTGGTGGACGGCAATGTTCTTCAGGAATCCGAATTAG